In Halobaculum magnesiiphilum, the following proteins share a genomic window:
- the cyaB gene encoding class IV adenylate cyclase: MYEVEVKVRADLDAVRDRLADLDATGTRRVRQVDTYYDAPHRDFAETDEALRIRRETVAGGANDDGGGAATKVTYKGPLVEAESKTREEFETAVADGDAAEGILGGLGFSPAATVEKDREFFELDGYTVTLDNVAGVGEFVEVEREAVEPEIESAREGAYVVLRDLGLDPDDQIRTSYLGLLLRSQDMPNDTPE; the protein is encoded by the coding sequence ATGTACGAAGTTGAGGTGAAGGTCCGAGCCGATCTCGACGCCGTTCGCGATCGGCTCGCCGACCTCGACGCGACCGGGACCCGGCGCGTTCGACAGGTCGACACCTACTACGACGCGCCCCACCGCGACTTCGCCGAGACGGACGAGGCGCTCCGGATCAGGCGCGAAACCGTCGCCGGCGGCGCGAACGACGACGGCGGAGGCGCCGCGACGAAGGTCACCTACAAGGGGCCGCTCGTCGAGGCCGAATCGAAGACGCGCGAGGAGTTCGAGACGGCCGTCGCCGACGGCGACGCGGCCGAGGGTATCCTCGGCGGGCTCGGCTTCTCGCCGGCGGCGACCGTCGAGAAGGACCGCGAGTTCTTCGAGCTCGACGGCTACACCGTCACGCTCGACAACGTGGCCGGCGTCGGCGAGTTCGTCGAGGTCGAGCGCGAGGCCGTCGAACCGGAGATCGAGTCGGCTCGCGAGGGGGCCTACGTGGTCCTCCGCGATCTGGGGCTCGATCCCGACGATCAGATCCGGACCTCGTACCTCGGACTGCTACTTCGGTCGCAAGATATGCCAAACGATACCCCGGAGTAA
- a CDS encoding FKBP-type peptidyl-prolyl cis-trans isomerase yields MSEEEQAEAAEAADAGDEASEDAVDTDESDDGIQNGDFLRLDYTVRTVPGEDEDEGRVVDTTHKEVAEEAGIDDDEYDFSPRIIVVGEGHVFASVDEDLLGREVGDSNVVTVPADEAFGEFDPDDVRTVSAEKIPEDDRYPGAQVTIDGDQGYVETVIGGRSRVDFNHPLAGDDLEYDYEILELVDDDEEKAAGLIGMYLQETPEVRIEEESVEEEVTVEAHEDEETGEVDRETEIQEVDKRTLYIEATPMMQMNQQWMFSKQQIAQDIMGRLDLDRVVVEEVIDGSGGMMGGMGGMMGGMGGMGGGDVEEALDDVDMDDMDVDADELVEELEDAEE; encoded by the coding sequence ATGAGCGAAGAAGAGCAGGCCGAGGCGGCGGAAGCCGCCGACGCCGGCGATGAGGCGAGCGAGGACGCGGTCGACACCGACGAGTCCGACGACGGGATCCAGAACGGGGACTTCCTCCGGCTGGACTACACCGTTCGCACGGTCCCCGGCGAGGACGAGGACGAGGGCCGCGTGGTCGACACGACCCACAAGGAGGTCGCCGAGGAGGCCGGCATCGACGACGACGAGTACGACTTCTCCCCGCGCATCATCGTCGTCGGCGAGGGCCACGTGTTCGCCTCCGTCGACGAGGACCTGCTCGGCCGCGAGGTCGGCGACTCCAACGTCGTGACCGTGCCCGCCGACGAGGCGTTCGGCGAGTTCGACCCCGACGACGTGCGCACCGTCAGCGCCGAGAAGATCCCGGAGGACGACCGCTACCCCGGCGCGCAGGTCACCATCGACGGCGACCAGGGCTACGTCGAGACGGTCATCGGCGGGCGCTCGCGCGTCGACTTCAACCACCCGCTCGCGGGCGACGACCTCGAGTACGACTACGAGATCCTCGAGCTCGTCGACGACGACGAGGAGAAGGCCGCCGGCCTCATCGGCATGTACCTCCAGGAGACCCCCGAGGTCCGCATCGAGGAGGAGTCCGTCGAGGAGGAGGTCACCGTCGAGGCCCACGAGGACGAGGAGACCGGCGAGGTCGACCGCGAGACCGAGATCCAGGAGGTCGACAAGCGCACGCTGTACATCGAGGCGACGCCGATGATGCAGATGAACCAGCAGTGGATGTTCTCGAAGCAGCAGATCGCCCAGGACATCATGGGCCGCCTCGACCTCGACCGCGTCGTCGTCGAGGAGGTCATCGACGGCTCCGGCGGCATGATGGGCGGTATGGGCGGCATGATGGGCGGTATGGGCGGTATGGGCGGCGGCGACGTCGAGGAGGCGCTCGACGACGTCGACATGGACGACATGGACGTCGACGCCGACGAGCTCGTCGAGGAGCTCGAGGACGCCGAGGAGTAA
- a CDS encoding YlbF family regulator yields MSIETDAPEAAAADDSVEALATELGDAIADSPAYRRFEEAKAAVQNDEEAQARISEFEQLRQEFAMAKQAGQADQETMEKVQAAQQELHSLPVMREYVEAQDELEDRLEALNRAISDPLAVDFGGKAGGCCHD; encoded by the coding sequence ATGAGCATCGAGACCGACGCGCCCGAGGCGGCCGCGGCCGACGACTCGGTCGAAGCCCTCGCGACGGAGTTGGGCGACGCCATCGCGGACTCGCCCGCGTACCGCCGCTTCGAGGAGGCGAAGGCGGCCGTCCAGAACGACGAGGAGGCGCAGGCGCGTATCTCCGAGTTCGAACAGCTCCGCCAGGAGTTCGCGATGGCCAAGCAGGCGGGGCAGGCCGACCAGGAGACGATGGAGAAGGTGCAGGCCGCACAACAGGAGCTCCACTCGCTGCCGGTGATGCGGGAGTACGTCGAGGCGCAGGACGAACTGGAGGACCGGCTCGAAGCGCTGAACCGGGCGATCTCCGACCCGCTGGCGGTCGACTTCGGCGGCAAGGCCGGCGGCTGCTGTCACGACTGA
- a CDS encoding MinD/ParA family ATP-binding protein produces MLAVTGGKGGTGKTTTALGLARAFGADGTETVVVDADWDLPDLGAIAGVERRIAYLDGDAARSPLAAAVPDAEGANVRVLPAPTAPRERDVRKSLRRISAATPEATQAIVDCSAGAAADAVAPLRVAERAILVTEACAPALRDAAKIAAVARRLGTPVVGAVVTRSTVVPPGVADLLGCPVLARVPSASSPTARNENTNGSDPVLGDERVAGAYERAADALTPADPDDPVPTRA; encoded by the coding sequence ATGCTCGCGGTCACCGGCGGCAAGGGCGGAACGGGGAAGACGACGACGGCGCTCGGCCTGGCTCGGGCGTTCGGAGCCGACGGAACGGAGACGGTCGTCGTCGACGCCGACTGGGACCTGCCGGATCTGGGCGCGATCGCCGGGGTTGAACGCAGGATCGCGTACCTCGACGGCGACGCCGCTCGATCGCCCCTGGCGGCCGCGGTCCCCGACGCCGAGGGAGCGAACGTTCGGGTCCTCCCGGCGCCGACGGCCCCACGCGAGCGGGACGTTCGGAAGTCGTTGCGGCGGATCTCCGCGGCGACACCCGAGGCGACGCAGGCGATCGTCGACTGCTCCGCGGGCGCCGCCGCGGACGCGGTCGCGCCCCTTCGGGTCGCCGAGCGAGCGATACTCGTGACGGAGGCGTGCGCGCCCGCGCTGCGCGACGCCGCGAAGATCGCCGCGGTGGCCCGACGACTGGGGACGCCGGTCGTCGGCGCCGTCGTGACCCGCTCGACCGTCGTTCCGCCGGGCGTGGCCGACCTCCTCGGCTGCCCGGTCCTCGCGCGGGTGCCGAGCGCGTCGTCCCCGACCGCCCGGAACGAAAACACGAACGGGTCCGATCCCGTGCTCGGGGACGAGCGGGTCGCCGGGGCGTACGAGCGGGCCGCGGACGCACTGACACCGGCGGATCCGGACGATCCCGTTCCGACACGGGCGTGA
- a CDS encoding RAD55 family ATPase, translating into MADRLPTGIDVLDRRFDGGIPAGSIVLFSADPASQSELLLYELTAARGTLYLTTLRSDQAVSDALDRTKSRVGTPTVRDIGGDAPLDAANRLVSALPENANLIVDVADPLERADRSRYRRFLTELQTAMVNTESVAFLHAMKRDDEPKNRAMTEHVADVVWDLDTQVRGSDVVNKLAVPKFRGGRALDETVKLKLEEQVAIDTSRDIA; encoded by the coding sequence ATGGCGGATCGCCTCCCGACCGGGATCGACGTGCTCGACCGTCGGTTCGACGGCGGGATCCCGGCCGGGAGCATCGTGCTGTTCTCGGCGGACCCGGCGAGCCAGTCTGAGCTGCTGTTGTACGAGCTCACGGCCGCGCGCGGGACGCTGTACCTCACGACGCTGCGCTCGGATCAGGCGGTGTCGGACGCGCTCGATCGGACGAAATCCCGGGTGGGAACGCCGACCGTCCGCGACATCGGCGGCGACGCGCCGCTGGACGCGGCCAACCGGCTCGTCAGCGCGCTCCCGGAGAACGCGAACCTCATCGTCGACGTGGCCGACCCGCTGGAGCGGGCCGACCGCTCGCGATACCGGCGCTTCCTCACGGAGCTGCAGACGGCGATGGTCAACACCGAGAGCGTCGCCTTCCTCCACGCGATGAAGCGCGACGACGAGCCGAAGAACCGCGCGATGACCGAACACGTCGCCGACGTGGTGTGGGACCTCGACACCCAGGTGCGCGGCTCGGACGTCGTCAACAAGCTCGCCGTCCCGAAGTTCCGCGGCGGCCGCGCGCTCGACGAGACGGTGAAGCTGAAGCTGGAGGAGCAGGTCGCCATCGACACCTCCCGCGACATCGCGTAA
- a CDS encoding sodium:calcium antiporter, translating to MVSLFPAIALAVVGTAVVWIAGGRLESASERLGVHYGLPAVVQGAVIAAIGSSFPELMSVVLAVLLHGNFDLGVGAIVGSAVFNILVIPGWSALRGRGLRADRDVVYKETQFYMLAIAVLLLTFSLGVIYAPQPSTNGLTSTLTRPLALIPLGLYAVYLFIQSQDVSDFEAPEVNDVNPVRQWLLLAGSLVAILVGVEALVQAALSLETALGVPSTIWGLTVVAAGTSLPDTVVSVRAAEAGRGPTSLANVLGSNTFDLLVAVPAGVMLVPGGSVTVDFGTAVPMVGFLTVATLGFLVVTRTDLELDRSEAVSLLGLYVVFLIWMVLETLGVTALVPGV from the coding sequence ATGGTCTCGCTTTTCCCCGCGATCGCGCTCGCGGTCGTCGGCACCGCCGTCGTCTGGATCGCCGGCGGCCGGCTCGAATCCGCGAGCGAACGGCTCGGCGTCCATTACGGGCTCCCCGCCGTCGTACAGGGCGCCGTCATCGCCGCCATCGGCTCGTCGTTCCCGGAGCTGATGAGCGTCGTCCTCGCGGTGTTGCTGCACGGGAACTTCGACCTCGGCGTCGGCGCGATCGTCGGATCGGCCGTGTTCAACATCCTCGTTATCCCCGGCTGGAGCGCCCTCCGCGGGCGGGGACTGCGGGCCGACCGCGACGTGGTGTACAAGGAGACGCAGTTCTACATGCTCGCGATCGCCGTGCTGCTGCTCACGTTCTCGCTGGGCGTGATATACGCCCCGCAACCATCGACGAACGGGCTCACGTCGACGCTCACGCGGCCGCTGGCGTTGATCCCGCTCGGGCTGTACGCGGTGTACCTCTTCATCCAGTCGCAGGACGTGTCCGACTTCGAGGCGCCGGAGGTGAACGACGTGAACCCCGTCCGCCAGTGGCTCCTGCTGGCGGGGTCGCTCGTCGCCATCCTCGTCGGCGTCGAGGCGCTCGTGCAGGCGGCGCTCTCGCTGGAGACCGCCCTCGGCGTGCCGTCGACTATCTGGGGGCTGACCGTCGTCGCTGCGGGGACGAGCCTGCCGGACACGGTCGTGTCGGTGCGGGCCGCGGAGGCCGGTCGGGGGCCGACGAGCCTCGCGAACGTCCTCGGGAGCAACACCTTCGACCTGCTCGTCGCCGTCCCCGCGGGCGTCATGCTGGTTCCAGGGGGCTCCGTCACGGTCGACTTCGGCACCGCGGTCCCGATGGTGGGCTTTCTCACCGTCGCGACGCTCGGCTTCCTCGTCGTCACGCGGACCGACCTCGAACTCGACCGGTCCGAGGCGGTGTCGCTGCTCGGGCTGTACGTCGTCTTCCTGATCTGGATGGTGCTGGAGACGCTCGGGGTGACGGCGCTGGTGCCGGGCGTGTGA
- a CDS encoding PhzF family phenazine biosynthesis protein, with product MTGHRFHSVDGGTPSSRGKTFHVVDVFTRGDERFTGNQLAVFHDAADVDADEALALTRETNFSECTFVGGPTDAGRDVRIFDPAEEIPFAGHPTLGTAAVLRELVGDGSTDRLTLDLGVGPIDVWVEGGEDGEGDNGGGDHGDHGADPAGDDAREEYWMCQIPPEFGEPVPGEVAADVLGLEPADIDDEYPVQAISTGLPTLVVPLASLDAVEHASTTEPAYGEFIDEYGGHNVLAFARGGVDGGDLHARVFADWAGVPEDPATGSAAGCLAGWLLERGYLGDGPVAATVEQGYELGRPSRLHLRAERDADGDPRVEVGGSVVPIAEGQLL from the coding sequence ATGACCGGCCACCGGTTCCACTCGGTCGACGGCGGGACGCCGTCCTCCCGTGGAAAAACGTTCCACGTTGTGGACGTGTTCACCCGCGGCGACGAGCGATTCACCGGCAACCAGCTCGCCGTGTTCCACGACGCCGCCGACGTCGACGCCGACGAGGCGCTCGCGCTCACCCGCGAGACGAACTTCTCGGAGTGTACGTTCGTCGGCGGGCCGACCGACGCCGGCCGCGACGTGCGGATCTTCGATCCGGCCGAGGAGATCCCCTTCGCCGGCCATCCGACGCTCGGCACCGCGGCAGTGTTGCGGGAACTGGTCGGCGACGGCTCGACCGACCGCCTCACCCTCGATCTCGGCGTCGGTCCGATCGACGTGTGGGTCGAGGGCGGCGAGGACGGGGAGGGCGATAACGGGGGCGGCGACCACGGCGACCACGGCGCCGACCCCGCCGGCGACGACGCCCGCGAGGAGTACTGGATGTGCCAGATCCCGCCGGAGTTCGGCGAACCGGTTCCCGGCGAGGTCGCCGCCGACGTGCTCGGGCTCGAACCCGCCGATATCGACGATGAGTACCCCGTACAGGCCATCTCGACTGGACTTCCGACGCTCGTGGTCCCGCTCGCCTCGCTCGATGCGGTCGAGCACGCGAGCACGACCGAACCGGCCTACGGCGAGTTCATCGACGAGTACGGCGGGCACAACGTCCTCGCGTTCGCCCGCGGCGGCGTCGACGGCGGCGACCTCCACGCCCGCGTGTTCGCCGACTGGGCCGGCGTTCCGGAGGACCCGGCGACCGGATCGGCCGCGGGCTGTCTCGCCGGGTGGCTTCTCGAACGGGGGTACCTCGGCGACGGACCGGTCGCCGCGACGGTCGAGCAGGGGTACGAGCTGGGCCGTCCCTCGCGGCTGCACCTGCGCGCCGAGCGCGACGCGGACGGCGACCCCCGTGTCGAGGTCGGGGGATCGGTCGTCCCGATCGCGGAGGGGCAGCTGCTGTAG
- the dph2 gene encoding diphthamide biosynthesis enzyme Dph2, whose protein sequence is MSQRSEGDLTKTGMSLKHDREWDYELDRIVEAVEERDADKVGLQFPEGLKRRAPAVADDLRELTEDVTYLISGQPCYGACDLDTYLMRRCDVFVHFGHSPMKESDKIIYVPLFSNVDPFPIMEESLAKLEDPEDDPDVGLVTTAQHMNLFGDMVDWLEERGYEVHTRRGDDRLTHEGQVLGCNYASADIDAEQVLYVGGGKFHPLGLAMEHPDKTVVIGDPVNNVVTVADTEKFLKQRYGAVHRAMDADTFGVIFCTKIGQGRWDQAEEIVENNDNAHLITMDEVTPDRLRNFDFDAFVNTGCPRITTDDGPRFHKPMLTPGEYEIAVGNKPLEDLEFDTFHGTW, encoded by the coding sequence ATGAGCCAGCGGAGCGAGGGCGACCTCACCAAGACGGGGATGTCGCTCAAACACGACCGCGAGTGGGACTACGAACTCGACCGCATCGTCGAGGCGGTCGAGGAGCGCGACGCCGACAAGGTCGGCCTCCAGTTCCCCGAGGGGCTGAAGCGCCGCGCGCCCGCGGTCGCCGACGACCTCCGGGAGCTGACCGAGGACGTGACGTACCTCATCTCGGGGCAGCCCTGCTACGGCGCCTGCGACCTCGACACCTACCTGATGCGCCGGTGTGACGTGTTCGTCCACTTCGGCCACTCGCCGATGAAGGAGTCGGACAAGATCATCTACGTCCCCCTCTTCTCCAACGTCGACCCCTTCCCCATCATGGAGGAGTCGCTGGCGAAACTGGAGGATCCGGAGGACGACCCCGACGTGGGCCTGGTCACCACCGCCCAGCACATGAACCTCTTCGGCGACATGGTGGACTGGCTGGAGGAGCGCGGCTACGAGGTCCACACCCGCCGCGGCGACGACCGCCTCACCCACGAGGGGCAGGTGCTCGGCTGCAACTACGCCAGCGCCGACATCGACGCCGAGCAGGTGCTGTACGTCGGCGGCGGCAAGTTCCACCCCCTCGGCCTGGCGATGGAACACCCCGACAAGACGGTCGTCATCGGCGACCCCGTCAACAACGTCGTGACGGTCGCCGACACCGAGAAGTTCCTCAAGCAGCGCTACGGCGCGGTCCACCGCGCGATGGACGCCGACACCTTCGGCGTCATCTTCTGTACGAAGATCGGACAGGGGCGCTGGGACCAGGCCGAGGAGATCGTCGAGAACAACGACAACGCCCACCTCATCACGATGGACGAGGTGACGCCCGACCGCCTCCGCAACTTCGACTTCGACGCGTTCGTCAACACGGGCTGCCCGCGGATCACCACCGACGACGGGCCGCGGTTCCACAAGCCGATGCTCACCCCCGGCGAGTACGAGATCGCCGTCGGGAACAAGCCGCTCGAGGACCTGGAGTTCGACACCTTCCACGGCACCTGGTAG
- a CDS encoding MBL fold metallo-hydrolase, with the protein MSDASDPQITSDWGDWLPRTIEAAEPDGVAVWYLGCNGFVLKGADETSLWIDPYVGLGDPPRTVRMIPVPFDPHDVYDADAVLATHEHTDHTHGPSQAPILANSGADFYAADDSLAVTDEERWTDNWDVDDDQLVEIEEGDSFSVGGFEVDVVRVSDADATHPVGYVVRYGDVTVFHGGDTKPHDGFADLGAEYDIDLAVVAFGSVGRVPDKRTREPQRTRWYCDENQAVEVAEALRADRMLPSHWDMWKGLTADPTALHEHVRGFEYPERLDIVEVGDRIDL; encoded by the coding sequence ATGAGCGACGCGAGCGACCCGCAGATCACGTCCGACTGGGGCGACTGGCTCCCGCGAACGATCGAGGCCGCCGAACCCGACGGCGTCGCCGTCTGGTACCTCGGCTGCAACGGCTTCGTCCTGAAGGGTGCAGACGAGACGAGCCTCTGGATCGACCCGTACGTCGGCCTCGGCGACCCGCCGCGCACGGTCCGGATGATCCCGGTCCCGTTCGACCCCCACGACGTGTACGACGCCGACGCGGTGTTGGCGACCCACGAGCACACCGACCACACGCACGGGCCCTCGCAGGCGCCGATCCTCGCGAACTCAGGGGCCGACTTCTACGCCGCCGACGACTCCCTCGCCGTCACTGACGAGGAGCGCTGGACCGACAACTGGGACGTCGACGACGACCAACTGGTCGAGATCGAGGAGGGCGACTCGTTCTCCGTCGGCGGCTTCGAGGTCGACGTGGTCCGGGTCAGCGACGCCGACGCGACCCACCCGGTCGGCTACGTGGTCCGGTACGGCGACGTGACCGTCTTCCACGGGGGCGACACCAAACCCCACGACGGCTTCGCCGACCTCGGCGCCGAGTACGACATCGATCTGGCGGTCGTCGCGTTCGGATCCGTCGGCCGCGTCCCGGACAAGCGGACCCGCGAGCCCCAGCGCACGCGCTGGTACTGCGACGAGAACCAGGCCGTCGAGGTCGCGGAGGCGCTGCGGGCCGACCGCATGCTCCCGAGCCACTGGGATATGTGGAAGGGGCTGACTGCCGACCCGACCGCGCTCCACGAGCACGTTCGTGGCTTCGAGTACCCCGAGCGCCTCGACATCGTGGAGGTCGGCGACCGGATCGATCTCTGA
- a CDS encoding universal stress protein, whose translation MDHALAVVGPTETAKTLTREAGELAAGVDADLTLLHVADEDEYDEQRKQLAEVTRGDSTYSVGQAVEGARAYAADIGREVLEDVDIDYEAVGTVGDRAETVLSEARKRGCDHVFIAGRKRSPTGKALFGDDTQRIILDAEKPVTVVTE comes from the coding sequence ATGGACCACGCGCTCGCAGTCGTCGGGCCGACCGAGACCGCAAAGACGCTGACCCGCGAGGCGGGCGAGCTCGCCGCCGGCGTCGACGCCGACCTCACGCTGTTGCACGTCGCCGACGAGGACGAATACGACGAACAGCGCAAGCAGCTCGCGGAGGTCACCCGCGGCGACTCCACCTACAGCGTCGGGCAGGCGGTCGAGGGCGCGCGGGCGTACGCCGCCGACATCGGTCGCGAGGTGCTGGAGGACGTGGACATCGACTACGAGGCGGTGGGAACGGTCGGCGACCGCGCCGAGACCGTCCTCTCGGAGGCGCGCAAGCGCGGCTGCGACCACGTCTTCATCGCCGGACGAAAGCGCTCGCCGACCGGCAAGGCGCTGTTCGGCGACGACACCCAGCGCATCATCCTCGACGCGGAGAAGCCGGTCACCGTCGTGACCGAGTAG
- a CDS encoding ATP-binding protein: MTARSPHVLYVDPDAGRRDRVAAELRRELPDVTVTTVGSADEAVDAVAGARGLDCVASAFDLPDGDGIGLLARVRDGHSKLPFVLFADAGSERVASDAVTAGVSEYVRSDRPDPYRTLARRVREVLEGHTPDDPAGVQANDGRHRLLVEGTDQAMAVLEDGRYRLVNDACVDLVGAPRERILGSSDHDLFPAETARTLREHSDDALAADERREHRIEAEVNGEATVLDIVHFPDPDADGRPVVGRVARDVTDRVDRERLLRTERDRLEALSSAVAHDARNAIQVIRGRAHLAEESLPDDADESRDHLSALDVGVDRLGDLVDSLESLRGLNDPVTDPIPVSIAEAARDAWATVAAPEATLQVRADPMLLGDPARVRTMLENLFRNSVEHGSSATRSPAEPAAERVDGGDSCGGGADSTPTPRDDRDGSSVTVTVDALDDTRGFVVSDDGSGIPEDERDRVLEFGYSPTGGTGLGLGIVSGIADAHGWQIDIADADSGGARFEIRQETLDSFVS, encoded by the coding sequence ATGACAGCTCGTTCCCCGCACGTTCTGTACGTCGACCCGGACGCGGGACGCCGCGACCGGGTCGCGGCCGAACTGCGTCGGGAACTGCCTGACGTAACGGTGACGACCGTCGGGTCCGCGGACGAGGCCGTCGACGCCGTGGCCGGCGCTCGGGGGCTCGACTGCGTCGCCAGCGCGTTCGACCTTCCGGACGGGGACGGCATCGGTCTGCTCGCCCGAGTTCGCGACGGACACAGCAAGCTTCCGTTCGTCCTGTTCGCCGACGCGGGGAGCGAGCGGGTCGCGAGCGACGCGGTCACGGCGGGCGTTTCCGAGTACGTCCGGTCCGATCGGCCCGACCCGTACCGGACGCTGGCTCGTCGCGTCCGCGAGGTCCTCGAAGGACACACGCCCGACGACCCCGCGGGGGTACAGGCGAACGACGGGCGACACCGGCTCCTCGTCGAGGGGACGGATCAGGCGATGGCGGTGCTCGAGGACGGTCGGTACCGGCTGGTCAACGACGCCTGCGTCGACCTCGTGGGGGCTCCCCGCGAACGGATCCTCGGGTCGAGCGACCACGACCTGTTTCCGGCCGAGACGGCGCGAACGCTGCGCGAACACAGCGACGACGCGCTCGCCGCCGACGAGCGACGCGAACACCGCATCGAGGCGGAGGTGAACGGCGAGGCGACGGTGCTCGATATCGTCCACTTCCCGGACCCCGACGCCGACGGCCGCCCGGTCGTCGGCCGGGTCGCGCGGGACGTGACCGACCGGGTCGACCGCGAACGACTGCTCCGCACGGAACGCGACCGACTCGAGGCCCTCTCGAGCGCGGTCGCTCACGACGCGCGAAACGCCATTCAGGTCATCCGCGGCCGGGCCCACCTCGCCGAGGAATCGCTCCCCGATGACGCCGACGAATCGCGGGACCACCTGTCGGCGCTGGACGTCGGCGTCGACAGGCTGGGGGATCTCGTCGACTCGCTGGAGTCGCTTCGGGGACTGAACGACCCGGTTACCGACCCGATACCGGTGTCGATCGCCGAGGCGGCGCGGGACGCGTGGGCGACGGTCGCCGCGCCGGAGGCGACGCTACAGGTCCGGGCCGACCCGATGCTGCTCGGCGACCCCGCACGGGTGCGAACGATGCTGGAGAACCTCTTCAGAAACAGCGTCGAACACGGCTCGTCGGCGACACGTTCCCCGGCCGAACCCGCCGCAGAGCGCGTCGACGGCGGAGACTCGTGTGGTGGCGGCGCCGACTCGACCCCGACGCCCCGCGACGATCGCGATGGCTCGTCGGTGACCGTGACGGTCGACGCGCTCGACGACACCCGCGGGTTCGTGGTGAGCGACGACGGGAGCGGGATCCCCGAGGACGAACGGGACCGCGTCCTGGAGTTCGGCTACTCGCCGACCGGCGGGACCGGGCTCGGGCTCGGGATCGTCTCGGGGATCGCGGACGCCCACGGCTGGCAGATCGACATCGCCGACGCCGACTCCGGGGGCGCACGCTTCGAGATCCGCCAGGAGACGCTGGATTCGTTCGTCTCCTGA
- a CDS encoding BtpA/SgcQ family protein produces the protein MFDSLFADGRRPVIGMVHLPALPGAPKYDGDREAIVEAAERDARRLAAGGVDAIMVENFGDAPFYPDDVPKHVVASMTRATRAVVETADVPVGVNVLRNDAEAALSVAAAAGGDFVRVNVHTGARVTDQGVIDGTAHETMRLRERLDADVAVLADHDVKHSAPIAAAGFTAESVADGVERGLADAVVVSGTGTGHETDRSDLEHAVERRDATDLDTPILVGSGVAADTVAETLELADGVIVGTALKEDGDVGKPVSEARVRELVEAARS, from the coding sequence ATGTTCGACTCGCTGTTCGCGGACGGCCGACGGCCAGTGATCGGGATGGTCCACCTCCCGGCGCTCCCCGGGGCGCCGAAGTACGACGGCGACCGCGAGGCGATCGTCGAGGCCGCCGAGCGCGACGCGCGTCGGCTCGCGGCCGGCGGCGTCGACGCGATCATGGTCGAGAACTTCGGCGACGCGCCGTTCTACCCGGACGACGTTCCCAAGCACGTCGTCGCGAGCATGACGCGGGCGACGCGGGCGGTCGTCGAGACCGCGGACGTGCCCGTCGGGGTGAACGTCCTCCGCAACGACGCCGAGGCGGCGCTGTCGGTCGCCGCGGCCGCCGGCGGTGACTTCGTCCGGGTGAACGTTCACACGGGCGCGCGCGTAACGGATCAGGGTGTCATCGACGGGACGGCTCACGAGACGATGCGCCTTCGTGAGCGTCTCGACGCTGACGTGGCGGTGTTGGCCGATCACGACGTGAAACACTCCGCGCCGATCGCCGCGGCGGGGTTCACGGCCGAGTCCGTCGCCGACGGCGTCGAGCGCGGGCTCGCGGACGCCGTCGTCGTCAGCGGCACCGGCACCGGCCACGAGACCGACCGCTCGGATCTGGAACACGCCGTCGAGCGGCGGGACGCGACCGACCTCGACACGCCGATCCTCGTCGGCAGCGGCGTCGCCGCCGACACCGTCGCGGAGACGCTCGAGCTCGCCGACGGCGTCATCGTCGGCACCGCGCTCAAGGAGGACGGCGACGTGGGCAAGCCCGTCTCGGAGGCCCGCGTGCGGGAACTCGTCGAGGCCGCCCGTTCGTAG